In Pseudorca crassidens isolate mPseCra1 chromosome 16, mPseCra1.hap1, whole genome shotgun sequence, one DNA window encodes the following:
- the RPS24 gene encoding small ribosomal subunit protein eS24 isoform X2, translating into MNDTVTIRTRKFMTNRLLQRKQMVIDVLHPGKATVPKTEIREKLAKMYKTTPDVIFVFGFRTHFGGGKTTGFGMIYDSLDYAKKNEPKHRLARHGLYEKKKTSRKQRKERKNRMKKVRGTAKANVGAGKKK; encoded by the exons ATG AACGACACGGTAACTATCCGCACAAGGAAGTTCATGACCAACCGACTACTTCAGCGGAAACAAATG GTCATCGATGTCCTTCATCCTGGGAAGGCAACAGTACCTAAGACAGAAATTCGGGAAAAACTAGCCAAAATGTACAAGACCACACCAGATGTCATCTTTGTGTTCGGATTCCGAACCCATTTTGGTGGTGGCAAGACAACTGGCTTTGGCATGATTTACGATTCCTTGGATTACGCAAAGAAGAATGAGCCCAAACACAGGCTTGCAAGA caTGGCCTGTACGAGAAGAAAAAGACCTCGAGAAAACAGCGAAAGGAACgcaagaacagaatgaagaaagtcAGGGGGACTGCAAAGGCCAATGTTGGTGCTGGCAAAAAG AAATGA
- the RPS24 gene encoding small ribosomal subunit protein eS24 isoform X3, protein MNDTVTIRTRKFMTNRLLQRKQMVIDVLHPGKATVPKTEIREKLAKMYKTTPDVIFVFGFRTHFGGGKTTGFGMIYDSLDYAKKNEPKHRLARHGLYEKKKTSRKQRKERKNRMKKVRGTAKANVGAGKKK, encoded by the exons ATG AACGACACGGTAACTATCCGCACAAGGAAGTTCATGACCAACCGACTACTTCAGCGGAAACAAATG GTCATCGATGTCCTTCATCCTGGGAAGGCAACAGTACCTAAGACAGAAATTCGGGAAAAACTAGCCAAAATGTACAAGACCACACCAGATGTCATCTTTGTGTTCGGATTCCGAACCCATTTTGGTGGTGGCAAGACAACTGGCTTTGGCATGATTTACGATTCCTTGGATTACGCAAAGAAGAATGAGCCCAAACACAGGCTTGCAAGA caTGGCCTGTACGAGAAGAAAAAGACCTCGAGAAAACAGCGAAAGGAACgcaagaacagaatgaagaaagtcAGGGGGACTGCAAAGGCCAATGTTGGTGCTGGCAAAAAG
- the RPS24 gene encoding small ribosomal subunit protein eS24 isoform X1, whose translation MNDTVTIRTRKFMTNRLLQRKQMVIDVLHPGKATVPKTEIREKLAKMYKTTPDVIFVFGFRTHFGGGKTTGFGMIYDSLDYAKKNEPKHRLARHGLYEKKKTSRKQRKERKNRMKKVRGTAKANVGAGKKKE comes from the exons ATG AACGACACGGTAACTATCCGCACAAGGAAGTTCATGACCAACCGACTACTTCAGCGGAAACAAATG GTCATCGATGTCCTTCATCCTGGGAAGGCAACAGTACCTAAGACAGAAATTCGGGAAAAACTAGCCAAAATGTACAAGACCACACCAGATGTCATCTTTGTGTTCGGATTCCGAACCCATTTTGGTGGTGGCAAGACAACTGGCTTTGGCATGATTTACGATTCCTTGGATTACGCAAAGAAGAATGAGCCCAAACACAGGCTTGCAAGA caTGGCCTGTACGAGAAGAAAAAGACCTCGAGAAAACAGCGAAAGGAACgcaagaacagaatgaagaaagtcAGGGGGACTGCAAAGGCCAATGTTGGTGCTGGCAAAAAG
- the RPS24 gene encoding small ribosomal subunit protein eS24 isoform X4 — protein sequence MNDTVTIRTRKFMTNRLLQRKQMVIDVLHPGKATVPKTEIREKLAKMYKTTPDVIFVFGFRTHFGGGKTTGFGMIYDSLDYAKKNEPKHRLARHGLYEKKKTSRKQRKERKNRMKKVRGTAKANVGAGKK from the exons ATG AACGACACGGTAACTATCCGCACAAGGAAGTTCATGACCAACCGACTACTTCAGCGGAAACAAATG GTCATCGATGTCCTTCATCCTGGGAAGGCAACAGTACCTAAGACAGAAATTCGGGAAAAACTAGCCAAAATGTACAAGACCACACCAGATGTCATCTTTGTGTTCGGATTCCGAACCCATTTTGGTGGTGGCAAGACAACTGGCTTTGGCATGATTTACGATTCCTTGGATTACGCAAAGAAGAATGAGCCCAAACACAGGCTTGCAAGA caTGGCCTGTACGAGAAGAAAAAGACCTCGAGAAAACAGCGAAAGGAACgcaagaacagaatgaagaaagtcAGGGGGACTGCAAAGGCCAATGTTGGTGCTGGCAAAAAG